The genome window tcatcagcctgatttgtagaaactacctgaactgtgacatgtgttggaaacacaaaccacacaggtCTACAGGGACCTTAAGGAACTAAAGGTCCCAGGAACCTAAAGTACCTCAAATCTGTTGGATAAGGGCTAATGTCCAAAGGTACCAGAGGTCTTCTGTATATTTACAATAGCCACtacattttcaatgaaacatctaTTTCCTGGAATGTAAGGTGAAAAGAGGACTCACCGCAGTCAAGTCTGATGTCCGGACGAGAGCTTGATCTGGATCTTAATGTCCTGGTCTCTGTGCCTGCCTTATAAAGACGTGTACCGCCTTCATAAGGTATGGTAAGGCAGGACAGGTTAAATTGGTTTAGGTGGGGTTTAACCACAAAGTGACACAATCATTTAAATGGTACCGGAATGTAAATTAGTTTAGCAGCTGCTGTGCTTCGGTCTTATGATGGCAACTGAATTGTTTTGTTGCCTCTTGGGACTAAACACCTTCTTCAAAATAAGAGAAGCCATTAACTATAGGTCACATAAGTTCAAATGGAAGATGTTTAACCTGTTTATTGTACAGGACAATGGAGACAACCATTAAAACAGTTTTCTTTAAGCGACAGGTAAGTGAACCATGAGACCGGGGAGAAAGACAACACAGATTCTGTAAAAGTACAAACCCcagtttccataagagttgggaaattgtgttagatgtaaacataaacggaatacaatgatttgcaaatcctttttaacccatattttCTTCCGGTTGCGGTTCAccatgcgtgactgctcgctgactgctcgctgtttcgaaaaagctaagtatcgttctatttgtgtgcttttaattgttctgcagctttctttattactttctcaacatatttagtagtactatttgcaATGattatcattggacctaagtctttggttttgtaggcggggcaaagagcaagggaacaatgtgggacagcaattgtgtccatcttatactatgctagttgtagcaaagatatgtcaacatgagcagccacaccttgagttccaacatatataaatataaaggagtcaaaggcctcctggcatgaacatgaggcgagtcgggtggcggtacacacggaagcatctcagtcagccagggttttcactgatagagcagttggagatgtcagctatttctggtgtttcaggctgtggtatgagctcatggaggagctttggtagtggtgtcgcagcttggtggttgagccgtcaggtaacaccaggaaggttccttctgtgcgatattgaatgtcagggtacagtctgtaaaggaggtcattaccaattaggcaaggtgtgtgcaggtcaaccacgaaggggtgcttcagtgtgtgtccagcaatctgaaccggaagaggtttggtgaccggtaacattcttgtgacctcagcgaagccttcgaccttcaaaaaggaagcacacagtttctttggtacctctgcattcagaaatgagtgggtggcacccgtgtcaatcacaaactgataacattgtctgttgacacttatgtccagcagggggcctgtctgtatttcctgctggggcttctgccttgggcgtcctttgccatgcctgtatgatgttttggctgcaattgggagcctgtctcgctcagaggagttaggacattcacgttgccagtgacccggctggtcacagatgaaacagttttcaccctgtcttggccttaaagcaccgtgtccaccacccgagtccagCCGTCTGGTCGCACGTCTGTTGAGGATTctttcctccacctgctgggactcaaaagcaaggtcacccactgctgaatatacgctagctgatctttgaccttttggttcttttaacttttcatcttcagcgatctgtaatttaagtagttgtttccttgttactctaccaccatcctgctctgtccaattttgcatgtgatgCTTAAGATGTCCCTGCCATGTGTTGTTTTTAGCACCGTGTATATCAGGGTTATCATCCATCCTGCGTCTCACCACAGTTGGCATTGCGTCAAGTACGGCTCGTCTAAAAAACTGTCGGTGTTCCCCTTCTTTACTGGGATGCACACCTGTAGCACGTGACCACTGCTCTTTAGCTTGGTCTATAAATACATAAGGTGACTCACCATCTTCCCACCGATATGTAGGAGTGGCATTTTGACACGGAAGAGGAAACAGACTGCGCATAGCAGTAGCTGTGCCTCTTATGTACGGTGTTACCGGTGAAGTCGAAGATTCAGCCAATAATCCTGCTTGTTGTTCCATATTTTGGCCATCTTGTGTGGAAACACAACGATACAAAATGCCTCTAAAGTCTGCTACGGAGAGAGTGTATCCCGCTGTTAGTTTGTCTAACGTGTTAAGCCAAAGACTCCCTCCTTCAGGTACAGGTGGGAAAGCAAGGTCAACAATGGCTTGCATGTCTGTGACGGcaaaatgcttattttgattTGGCCCCTAATAGCAGCTTTATGTGTCAACAATGTCTGGTATGCACGCGCGAGGTTGCCATCTGCCGGAGGAAAATGGTCAGACGTGCAAAGGAAAGGGTTAAGAATTTGAGCCGATGGTTTAGAGAGGGCTTGTGAGTACCTCCCTCTCTTGGCACTTGAGTAGGGGGCGttggcttagtcaaagtctgggcgGGTCGTTTGAATAGTCTCGCGCATGCGCGAGTCATGTCCTTATCAAATTCGCCTTGTTCCCCCCCCCTACGTCTCTCCCCGCGGACTACACCGTCACcaatagcaacacacacacacacaagcacgcgcAGACACACtctcccacgcacacacacactcacaagcacgcacacacacactctcccacGCAACACACACAAGGAAAAAGCTGCACAATAGCTCTTTCTCTGCGtttcactttaccataaaacttccagttacttttctttatttaccaaacgtttgagttcacgacttttcgagtgttgtaaactccctcttaaACCTTTCATGAaacgttctcttttttttttcctttttttttttttttctttttaaactctacctgccaatttcattgttgacaacagtacattcatcacactcccccccccccccgccatcacattcctgtctgtcacactccgtagccattgtgtcttttacctcagaatttttcgtcccagacgaagggtctggaaccccttacctcagaattttttgtcccagacgaagggtctggaaacccttacctcagaatttttcgtcccagacgaagggtctggaaccccttatctcagaatttttcgtcccagacgaagggtctggaaacccttacctcagaatttttcgtcccagacgaagggtctggaaacccTTACTCGTTTGGGCGacgaccaatgacccagggtgagctacacccaactattagtttattcgtcaatgaaactgcccgtcacggtagtcgagacacaatgacgcgagatgaccacttatttacagctttttatgtaatggcggacaagggagaaatgcaatcaatccatcaaaatgtccactctcacATCCCCGTCTCGTACAAAACAcctactctgtgtctggggtacaaacagtgtttgacttacatacttcaagacagactcctaaagcagattttagaaaaaggctctgcttaccttgtttttgtttggccactagtgagtctgtccagaagagtgtaagaggtgtccaattctcagcgtgtcgcccggacgggcccccaaattgttgcgttttggaccagttgttcctcccagggaattcaagtcacaattcgctcccaagctctttacgacacttaaagctgagttgaaaaaccaccagagacagaataggtattttgttgtatattatcaaagctttgccaatatacattatgagaccagtctaaccctagaacattctattgcgcctcccaaaatggtctgtcttcccgatcccaccaccctctctctcgtcccatctctgtagacaaaacaaatgctagtcaaaacacattccaaagaactcaaggttaacacacacagtatacttgctgacagagcatcaagagaagaaatggaaaacacgagctgttttccaaatatgactaagaaatgaaagaagtacaacttacattcggatatatgtaaatatctgcctccgacaatatatatatgtatatatatatatatatatatatatatttcttttatatatatatatatatataaacgaaaacgtgactgctgttgttgtgtgttgttaccgcgctgggaggacgttaatgaaactgcctaacaataaccccacataaaccaagaactcgccctcgatcattctacagttataatgattgggcaggcacgttgtttatattgtgggaaagcggactcaggtccgcatggagctgaagggggcgtggcctccagctccgcctgaatttcaggagattttcgggagaaaaagtctcccggaaaatccgggagggttggcaagtatggtttaggctgctcgccggctcctcatcaccacttcaagatggcggccaaattgctcacgtcacagcaaccaatgctgcgtctacttataagatgtctatggttataacgtcattgcaaacactgcgatatgttgcgtccactgcagttcgctaccttattcatactttttgtcaagtgattttttttaagcagggttgcatgaggtacctacacataacgttacgttagtcaatgtatcacacacagtaatgtaacgttagtcaatgtatcacacacagtaacataacgttagacggcggtcagcagcgccgcgtattttagccacctacaaaaagacaaacatagtcaaataaaggtcagttaaaatgtatactatattaagaatatgtgtacatattgcatagggcactgacatctaaaaagtacaactgtgttcattgttatgttcatgtatttgttatgtttttcatgtgtacgcacacatcaacacacatacagtatgagatgagatcaatgagataaggtaagaacaggatataaactgctgtggaactagttacaatgcaatatgccatggaaatacaatgttaacacttttgtgcaaataagtacagttgcacttgtttttgcaaatgcgtttattctgtaaaggaatgagttacatgtttaaaatgactggttaatagtgctattttgaagtgcaatgtcagcactatttttgttcctgcaatttcaaatgcacttgttttaataaataaatacagcgttttaaaagcatacacaatctgtgtaaatatattagtctgtggttaaaatgacttgaaaggactcgaaactcaaaatgcaggacttgggacttgacttgagactttccagtcttgactttggacttgactcgggacttgcctgtcttgactcgggacttgactcgagacttgagggcaaagacttgagacttacttgtgacttgcaaagcaatgacttggtcccacctctgcttaggACACACTAACATATCATTTATTAATTATGGTGtattgaaactacaggagctagtaaagttacagatattatgtgtcatgtttaaggctaaaagtaaaacattaccagcaaatttacaaacagTGTTTGTCATGACttgtgagaatgaagagcatagaagaaaaggtcatttccaacatcagtattcaaggacaagtttaaaacaaatgtgtatatcagtggtggagGTTCAACTATGGAAttatctttacaatgagataaaagattgtaaaaatatattacaattgaaaaaaatatataaagacagaacaataagatcatatggacagccataagtgtttacattttgctttatatttactaTTTTACTAATTTTTCTGTGAGGTGtgtattactttttttggttcggtttgtacttcatgaagtttgcacttgttgtgtttttttgtttgttttcgttatatttggatgtgattgttggtttatatgatatcattaagtaagactacgtattatgtcatacttgccaaccctcccggattttccgggagactcccgaaattcagcgcctctcccgaaaacctcccgggacaaattttctcccgaaaatctcccgaaatccaggcgcacctgagtgacgtgttgacaacacacaacaacagtgtctaccgtaaagcagttcgtctgccgtaaacagcaatgttgtgacacttttaaacaggacaatactgccatctactgtacatgcatatgtgacccacccataatgtgtcacatttttgtgttgatttatttattttattttgtggtttgaattcgtttttggagctgtcattacacatttatcagtattcacattggtcagtagggggcagtagggcgtttcttcccaattgaatgatatcacctgcagaccggaagtgtcttgtcattctgatgagagcgaccagtctgtgaacaattgaaacgtcctgtgtgctttttcctcctgtataacaggttagttttggtgaatcaactcactgaataatatccatgtgatctttataagtttaagtacacattctgatggtggagcctaactctaaagttaaatggactctaaaagacacaggcagccagtgaagTGAGGAGACATTTTATttcacttgttcatttattgtagatgtttcaCTATCAAATGTAGCATGGTGGTCTGCGCTGGGGTCGTGATGGTGGCGGTCCACAGTGGGGTGCTACCGATATACTGTGTCCTATCtacggtggtggtggtggtggtgatggtggtggtggtggtggtggtgtgcaCTAGAGTTGTGGGgggtgtggtggtggtggtggtggtggtgtgcaCTGGAGTTGTGGTGGGGGTGGTGGTGGTGTGCAGTGGAGTTGGAAGaggggtggtggtggtagtagtagtaatggTGGTGATGGTGGTAGTAGGGCTTCACTTTGGCGGTGGTGGTGTCCGTGGTCGGGCTGGTGGTGTACGTGGTGGTGTCCGTGGTCGGGCTGGTGGTGTACGTGGTCGTCGGGCTGGTGGTGTATGTGGTCGTATATTGGGTGGTGGTGTATGTGGTGGTGTCCGTGGTCGTCGGGCTGGTGGTGTATGTGGTCGTATATGGGGTGGTGGTGTATGTGGTGGTGTACGTGGTCGTCGGGCTGGTGGTGTATGTGGTCGTATATGGGGTGGTGTACGTGGTCGTCGGGCTGGTGGTGTATGTGGTCGTATATGGGGTGGTGTACGTGGTCGTCGGGCTGGTGGTGTATGTGGTCGTATATGGGGTGGTGTACGTGGTCGTCGGGCTGGTGGTGTATGTGGTCGTATATGGGGTGGTGTACGTGGTCGTCGGGCTGGTGGTGTATGTGGTCGTATATGGGGTGGTGGTGTATGTGGTGGTGTACGTGGTCGTCGGGCTGGTGGTGTACGTGGTGGTGTATGTGGTGGGGGTGGTGGTGTATGTGGTCGTATATGTGGTGGTGGTGTCTGTGGTCGTAGATGGGGTGGTGGTGGTCTTTGGGTATCTGGTCCTCCTCACTGGGGGGGCGGTGGTATGCTTTGGGGGGTGATCACCAGACCACTCGACTGGCTCACCAGACCACTCGTCTGGCTCGCCTGAGTCACGTTTGTTTAAAACGCGACTGTTGCTTCCTGTTTGAAACAAGTCCCATATCAGCGTGCACTTTTGTACTTGTATTGCAGTACAGTGTGTACAATTCTGTAGGTCATGTCTTGTTGAGTGTTGGAGGACTTACCGACAAGCAGAAACAGAAGGAGGAAAGTCCTGATCATGGTTAAATCTGTGTCCTATGATGTCCAAGTTGAAGTACTTCCTGTAAGACAGTGAAAAGCAAGAGTGAGTGCTTGATAGAAAGTATGTGGCGTCCATCAGAAGATGGTGTGCTGTTGTTCAGTGCTCAGGAAGACCATGGACACCTCTGTCCCAACGTCCACAAGTTACTCTACCAGAGCCATGTTACATTATTGTGTGTCCCTGAAACTACAGCTGTCGGTACTGGAAGGCCCTCTAACTGAAACTGAAACATGAAAACAGGACATTGTTGGACTGTAAAAAAGACAATCCTGGACTCCACAGAGCTCTGGGATCCATGAAAGGACATTTTCCCCACAAAGTCTTGTTAGAGTTTCCAGGTCAAAAAGGTGTTAGCAACAGGACCCAAGCAGAACAAAGATGAATATTTCTAATGTCCAAAAAGTCACTCGTCCCGTCAAAACTCCTCCAGCCAGAGGTCGGTAGTAACGAGTTACATTTTCGTATGTAACTTTTGTATACATTGTACATGTTAaattagttttaatgcaacatacgctttacttttacttgagtagttTTGTGAAGAAGAACTTCTACTTTGTCACAATGAGTTGCATTCCGTTCGGGTGGGAGGGATGGTTTGCACCAACTAGCACAAAATACAGATGGACACGCTGAAATAGGTCAATATGACCCCAGCACATCCCAGCTGGTGGTGTAGAACCGGTGGACAGAAACTTCTAAACAGCTGTATTGACACTAAAACCTGTTTATACACACAATGGAATTAatatggagaaaaaaataaaataaaataaatgtgtttagtcagtagacaaaaatagtaaatagTAGATTCTATGATTTGAAGATagcatttattttattcatacaaAACATCCACAACAACCGTACCTTTTTTAGTGGTGTGAGAATTGAACATCCAATTACAACAATTTCGACGTTCACATGTCAGCCCACAATAATTCCGGTTTCAACCAGAGAAAACACGTTGTAGAAAGTTGTAGATATTTTTCGTATCACACTCAAAAAAACTTTTAGAAAAGAGCTGCTACATAAATCCGAAGTTACTCACaatttactcagtacttgagtagttttatgttttttttacagaataaatgggttatacttgtatagcgcttttctaccttcaaggtacgcaaagcgcttttgacactatttccacattcacccattcacacacacattcacacactgatggcgggagctgccatgtaaggcgctaaccatgacccatcaggagcaagggtgaagtgtcttgcccaaggacacaacggacgtgacgaggttggtagaaggtggggatcaaaccgggaaccctcaggttgctggcacgaccactctcccaactgcgccactctcccaactgactTACTCTTCAAGTAATCCTcaagtaattatttagattaataCTTTTGACTTTTGCTTGGGTCAAATTATTCTAAAGTAACGGTCGTCGTACTTAAGTACTTAAGTCCAACTagaatctattttctaccacagGAACCTTCACGGGAACATTCCAGTTTACCCTGGTAAACGAAATACCTTTAGTGCCGAGTAGCGAGGTGGTACTTGTTACATGATATTAAAGTAAACATATACAGTACCACTCATCCAtatgtcatcagcctgatttgtagaaactacctgaactgtgacatgtgttggaaacacaaaccacacaggtCTACAGGGACCTTAAGGAACTAAAGGTCCCAGGACCCTAAAGTACCTCAAATCTGTTGGACAAGGGCTAATGTCCAAAGGTACCAGAGGTCTTCTGTATATTTACAATAGCCACtacattttcaatgaaacatctaTTTCCTGGAATGTAAGGTGAAAAAAGGACTCACCGCAGTCAAGTCTGATGTCCGGACGAGAGCTTGATCTGGATCTTAATGTCCTGTCCTCCTCTGTGCCTGCCTTATAAAGACGTGTACCGCCTTTTAAGGTATGGTAAGGTAGGACAGGTTAAATTAGGTTAGGTGGGGTTTAACCACCAAGTGACACAATCATTTAAATGGTACCGGAATGTAAATTATTTTTGCAGCTGCTGTGCTTCGGTCTTATGATGGCAACGGAATTGTTTTGTTGCCTCTTGGGACTAAACACCTTCTTCAAAATAAGAGAAGCCATTAACTATAGGTCACATCAGTTCAAATGGAAGATGTTTAACCTGTTTATTGTATGGACAATGGAGACAACCATTAAAACAGATTTCTTTAAGCGACAGGTAAGTGAACCATGAGACCGGGGAGAAAGACAACACAGATTCtgtaaaagtacaaaccccgtttccataagagttgggaaattgtgttagatgtaaacataaacggaatacaatgatttgcaaatccttttcaacccatattcagttgaatatgctacaaagacaacatatttgatgttcaaactgataaacattttttttgttttgcaaataatcattaactttagaatttgatggcagcaacacgtgacaaagaagttgggaaaggcggcaataaatactgataaagttgaggaatgctcatcaaacacttatttggaacatcccacaggtgaacaggcaaattgggaacaggtgggtgccatgattgggtataaaagtagattccgtgaaacgctcagtcattcacaaacaaggatgaggcgagggtcaccactttgtcaacaaatgcgtgagcaaaattgttgaacagtttaagaaaaacctttctcaaccagctattgcaaggaatttagggatttcaccatctacggtccgtaatatcatcaaagggttcagagaatctggagaaatcactgcacgtaagcagctaagcccgtgaccttcgatccctcaggctgtactgcatcaacaagcgacatcagtgtgtaaaggatatcaccacatgggctcaggaacacttcagaaacccactgtcagtaactgcagttggccgctacatctgtaagtgcaagttaaaactctcctatccaaggcgaaaaccgtttatcaacaacacccagaaacgccgtcggcttcgctgggcctgagctcatctaagatggactgatacaaagtggaaaagtgttctgtggtctgacgagtccacatttcaaattgtttttggaaactgtggacgtcgtgtcctccggaccaaagaggaaaagaaccatccggattgttataggcgcaaagttgaaaagccagcatctgtgatggtatgggggtgtattagtgcccaagacatgggtaacttacacatctgtgaaggcgccattaatgctgaaaggtgtatacaggttttggagcaacatatgttgccatccaagcaacgttaccatggacgcccctgcttatttcagcaagacaatgccaagccacgtgttacatcaacgtggcttcatagcaaaagagtgcgggtactagactggcctgcctgtagtccagacctgtctcccattgaaaatgtgtggcgcattatgaagcctaaaacagcacaacgtagacccccggactgttgaacaacttaagctgtacatcaaacaagaatgggaaagaattccacctgagaagcttcaaaaatgtgtctcctcagttcccaaacgtttactgagtgttgttaaaaggaaaggccatgtaacacagtggtgaacatgccctttcccaactactttggcacgtgttgcagccatgaaattctaagtttattattatttgcaaaaaaatgcaatgcaatgcgttcaagagtcttacggcttgaggaaagaagctgttacagaacctggaggttctgcttcggaggctgcggaacctctttctagagtccagcagtgaaaacagtccttggtgggggtgggaggagtctttgcagattttctgagccctggtcaggcagcggctttttgcgatctcttggataggaggaagaggagtcctgatgatcttttccgccgtcctcaccactctctggagagacttccagtctgaggcactgcaggctccagttcagacagagatgctgttggtcagcaggctctctatagtgcctctgtagaatgtgctgagaatggggggagggagctgtgcttttttttcatccgacgcaaaaagtgcatgcgctgctgagctctggaatgattgtggccgtcttaaaacatgatggtaccacagcctgcgTCAGCTAGATGTTGaaaatgtctgtgagaaccccagctagctggtctgcacatcccttaagcaccttgcccggaatgtcatcaggtcctggtactttccgggggttcactctcctcagggttttccggacatccgctatatccaggttgagcggctgctcatcagggcaagggatggattttctcgccggagtggtgttaagtgcctcaaaccttgcaaagtagttgttaaggtcatctaggaagctgatactgttgtcacagggacagggaGCAGCTTTATAGTCCTTggtgacctgtatgccctgccacatttgtctagtgtttgtggggttgtcgaagaagtcctgcactttttgactgtgagcacgctttgcaaccttaatggcacggttcaggttagctctggctgatttTGATGCCACCATGTCCccagacttgaaagccttgttccgagccttcagcattgcacgtacctcactgttcatccagggtttctcgttggcctgtgtggggatgttcttgatcacactgacgtcctccatgcacttctgaatgtatgcggacacacactctgcatactcctccacacatgaTTTTCGGTGGCGGCTGCTGTGGTTTctaagcagtcttgtaatgcttccattgctccctctggccaggtcctcgcctgcttcactgtagcttgcttcctgatcagcaggggcttgtatgcaggaattagcatcacagatagatggtctgaggagccaaggtgggggcgtggtgcagctttatacgcctgtttaatattactatacaccaagtccaatctgtttccacccctggttgcaaaattcacatattgatggaaatgagggaaaactgttttcatgttagcttgattaaaatcccctgccacaatgaaaactccctctggatgtgtagtttgcagttcattgatggagcagtacaaagcattcaaagcttctctggtgttagcactgggaggaatgtacactgctgtgaagatcatagcactgaattccctgggtaaataaaatggcctgcattttatagtt of Nerophis lumbriciformis linkage group LG37, RoL_Nlum_v2.1, whole genome shotgun sequence contains these proteins:
- the LOC133577196 gene encoding uncharacterized protein, with amino-acid sequence MIRTFLLLFLLVGSNSRVLNKRDSGEPDEWSGEPVEWSGDHPPKHTTAPPVRRTRYPKTTTTPSTTTDTTTTYTTTYTTTPTTYTTTYTTSPTTTYTTTYTTTPYTTTYTTSPTTTYTTPYTTTYTTSPTTTYTTPYTTTYTTSPTTTYTTPYTTTYTTSPTTTYTTPYTTTYTTSPTTTYTTTYTTTPYTTTYTTSPTTTDTTTYTTTQYTTTYTTSPTTTYTTSPTTDTTTYTTSPTTDTTTAKVKPYYHHHHHYYYYHHHPSSNSTAHHHHPHHNSSAHHHHHHHHTPHNSSAHHHHHHHHHHHHHHRR